The following coding sequences are from one Salvia hispanica cultivar TCC Black 2014 chromosome 3, UniMelb_Shisp_WGS_1.0, whole genome shotgun sequence window:
- the LOC125215575 gene encoding probable sugar phosphate/phosphate translocator At2g25520, translating to MGKGGALSDGVVKKIMLSYMYVAIWIFLSFTVIVYNKYILDRKLYNWPFPISLTMIHMAFCSSLAFAAVRVFRLVEPAALSRRVYLSSVVPIGALYSLSLWLSNSAYIYLSVSFIQMLKALMPVAVYSIGILLKKDAYKSTTMSNMLAISVGVAIAAYGEAKYDSWGVFLQLGAVVFEATRLVMIQILLTSKGINLNPITSLYYVAPSCFLFLSIPWLIVEFPLLRQQTAAFHFDFLIFGTNCLCAFALNLAVFLLVGKTSALTMNVAGVVKDWLLIAFSWSVIKDTVTPVNLIGYGLAFIGVAYYNHSKLQALKAKEAQKKPAAADEEAAKLITEREGDGNGKKGDSQA from the coding sequence ATGGGGAAAGGCGGTGCGCTCTCCGACGGCGTGGTGAAGAAGATCATGCTCTCCTACATGTATGTGGCGATCTGGATCTTCCTCTCCTTTACCGTCATCGTCTACAACAAGTACATCCTGGATCGGAAGTTGTACAATTGGCCCTTCCCCATCTCCCTCACCATGATCCACATGGCCTTCTGCTCCTCCCTCGCCTTCGCCGCCGTCCGCGTCTTCCGCTTAGTCGAGCCCGCCGCCCTCTCCCGCCGCGTCTACCTCTCCTCCGTCGTCCCAATCGGCGCCCTCTACTCCCTCTCCCTCTGGCTCTCCAATTCCGCCTACATCTACCTCTCCGTCTCCTTCATCCAGATGCTCAAAGCGCTAATGCCCGTCGCCGTCTACTCCATCGGAATCCTCCTCAAAAAGGACGCCTACAAGTCCACCACCATGTCCAACATGCTCGCCATCTCCGTCGGCGTCGCAATCGCCGCCTACGGCGAGGCGAAGTACGATTCCTGGGGAGTGTTCCTCCAATTAGGCGCCGTTGTGTTCGAGGCGACGCGGCTGGTGATGATCCAAATCCTCCTCACCTCCAAAGGAATCAATCTCAACCCAATCACGTCTCTCTACTACGTCGCCCCCAGCtgcttcctcttcctctcgATCCCGTGGCTAATCGTCGAATTCCCCTTGCTGAGGCAGCAAACCGCCGCGTTCCACTTCGATTTCCTCATCTTCGGCACCAATTGCCTCTGCGCCTTCGCGCTGAATCTCGCCGTGTTCCTCCTCGTCGGGAAGACCTCCGCATTGACCATGAATGTCGCCGGAGTCGTCAAGGATTGGCTGCTGATCGCATTCTCGTGGTCGGTGATTAAGGATACCGTGACGCCGGTGAATCTGATCGGCTATGGATTGGCGTTTATCGGCGTCGCCTACTACAATCACTCGAAATTGCAGGCGCTGAAGGCGAAGGAGGCGCAGAAGAagccggcggcggcggatgaGGAAGCGGCGAAGCTGATAACggagagagaaggagatgGGAATGGGAAGAAGGGAGATTCGCAGGCTTGA